A single region of the Ignavibacteria bacterium genome encodes:
- a CDS encoding dihydrolipoyllysine-residue acetyltransferase — MDKEFKLPDLGESIVSATIVKVLIAPGDMVKEDQTVLEIETDKATIEVPSEISGKVSGVYVKEGDKVEVGAVVFSVSAEGQAAAPVAAPPAVEKVVETPIAKAEEPVTVTPVPEAPVQTSAPVSTEMILPDLGDTILSALVVKVLVKVGDKVVEDQSVIEIETDKATVEVPASASGTITEVFVKEGEHAKVGSVMFKLDSSSGAAPSANSGASAPVAQPAVPSQSAAPKLTPDELKEELGNPEVTIAPPRVLLDMQPPILKNSAPAAPSVRRLAREIGVDINKVPGSGPGGRITLDDVKAYSKALHEGRVKDQPQAAGGGFGIKQQPLPDFSKFGEIERKAMNNIRTKTAEHLSYAWATIPHVTQFDKADITDLEQLRKKFAPDVAKSGGKLTMTSILVKVITAALKQFPQFNSSVDMEKKEIVYKSYFNIGIAVDTEFGLIVPNIKGTDKLNLTQISAEMNVISEKARNKKIGLDDLQGGCFTISNLGGIGGTYFTPVVNSPEVAILGVSKGAFEPVYKDGNFVPRLMLPLSLSYDHRVIDGADAIRFLRWVIETLENPFKLMIEG, encoded by the coding sequence ATGGATAAAGAATTTAAATTACCCGATCTGGGTGAAAGTATAGTTTCCGCGACCATCGTAAAGGTACTTATTGCACCGGGTGATATGGTGAAAGAGGATCAGACCGTTCTGGAGATTGAGACCGACAAGGCTACAATCGAAGTCCCTTCCGAGATATCCGGTAAAGTTTCGGGTGTTTATGTAAAAGAAGGCGATAAAGTTGAAGTGGGAGCTGTTGTGTTCTCAGTTAGCGCAGAAGGTCAGGCTGCTGCTCCGGTTGCGGCTCCCCCGGCAGTTGAAAAAGTGGTTGAAACTCCAATAGCAAAAGCTGAGGAACCGGTAACTGTTACTCCTGTTCCCGAAGCCCCTGTTCAGACTTCTGCTCCTGTATCGACCGAGATGATTTTGCCCGATTTAGGTGATACCATCCTGTCAGCGCTTGTTGTCAAAGTGCTTGTAAAAGTTGGCGATAAAGTTGTTGAAGATCAGTCTGTAATCGAAATAGAGACAGATAAAGCAACGGTCGAGGTGCCAGCGAGTGCTTCAGGTACTATCACGGAAGTCTTTGTAAAAGAAGGCGAGCATGCAAAAGTTGGTTCTGTGATGTTCAAACTTGATTCATCATCAGGTGCGGCTCCTTCAGCCAACTCCGGGGCAAGTGCACCTGTGGCACAGCCTGCGGTTCCGTCTCAAAGCGCTGCACCAAAACTTACCCCCGATGAGCTCAAAGAGGAATTGGGTAACCCTGAAGTTACAATTGCTCCACCAAGAGTATTACTCGACATGCAACCGCCGATCTTAAAAAATTCAGCTCCGGCTGCTCCTTCAGTCAGAAGGCTTGCCAGAGAGATTGGTGTGGATATCAACAAGGTGCCCGGTTCAGGTCCGGGTGGCAGAATAACCCTTGACGATGTGAAGGCTTACTCGAAAGCGCTGCATGAAGGCAGAGTGAAAGATCAGCCTCAGGCTGCAGGTGGCGGTTTTGGAATAAAACAGCAGCCACTACCCGATTTCAGCAAATTTGGCGAAATCGAACGGAAGGCTATGAACAACATCCGTACAAAGACTGCGGAACACCTGAGTTATGCTTGGGCTACAATTCCGCATGTAACGCAGTTTGACAAAGCGGACATAACTGATCTGGAACAGCTTCGGAAGAAATTTGCTCCCGATGTTGCGAAATCAGGCGGAAAACTCACGATGACTTCGATTCTGGTGAAGGTGATTACTGCCGCTTTGAAACAGTTCCCGCAGTTCAACTCATCGGTTGATATGGAGAAAAAAGAGATAGTTTACAAGAGCTATTTCAATATCGGCATCGCTGTAGATACTGAGTTCGGTTTGATCGTTCCAAATATCAAGGGAACTGACAAACTTAACCTGACACAAATTTCAGCCGAAATGAATGTGATTTCTGAAAAGGCAAGGAACAAAAAAATCGGACTCGATGACCTGCAGGGTGGATGCTTCACCATTTCCAACCTCGGTGGAATTGGCGGTACATATTTTACTCCTGTTGTAAATTCACCTGAAGTTGCAATACTGGGTGTCTCCAAAGGTGCATTCGAACCTGTTTACAAAGACGGGAATTTTGTGCCGAGATTGATGCTTCCATTGTCGCTTTCATACGATCACAGAGTCATCGATGGTGCTGATGCAATCCGTTTCTTAAGATGGGTTATCGAAACTCTCGAGAATCCTTTTAAACTTATGATTGAAGGGTAG
- a CDS encoding transposase: MKSNFEPVKDLNFTRRKLPHYQSTRTCYFVTSHCSMGVILSPEERDIVLSAIKFLDDKKYDLLTAVVMPDHIHLLIIPHPKNDDSEFSLSEIMHSIKSYTAHQCKRKIWQHESFDKTVRNNDEFVTFASYIFNNPMKKGLVAEGEDYKWFYVFNNKLEYI, encoded by the coding sequence ATGAAATCGAATTTCGAACCGGTTAAAGACTTGAATTTTACACGAAGGAAACTCCCTCACTATCAATCCACCCGCACTTGTTATTTCGTTACCTCACACTGTTCGATGGGTGTCATTTTGTCGCCTGAGGAAAGAGACATTGTGCTTTCAGCGATAAAATTCCTCGATGATAAAAAATACGATCTCCTGACGGCAGTTGTGATGCCGGATCATATACACCTTCTTATAATTCCGCATCCTAAAAATGACGATTCGGAATTTTCCCTTTCTGAAATAATGCACAGCATAAAGAGTTACACAGCCCATCAGTGCAAAAGAAAAATTTGGCAACATGAATCCTTCGACAAGACTGTAAGAAACAACGATGAATTTGTAACATTTGCGAGCTATATCTTTAATAATCCTATGAAAAAAGGGTTGGTGGCAGAGGGCGAGGATTACAAATGGTTTTATGTTTTTAATAATAAGTTAGAATATATATAA
- the lpdA gene encoding dihydrolipoyl dehydrogenase: MIKTQLLVIGAGPGGYAAAFAAADMGMEVTLVDLDKNPGGVCLFRGCIPSKALLHVAKLINETKEAKHWGIDFGEPKINLDQLRDFKNRVVAKMTGGLGQLAKQRKINFVQGRATFTSSRSVKVDLNDGGKDEIHFEKAIIAIGSEIITIPAFNIQSNRLLNSTSALDLPAIPEKMLVIGGGYIGLELGSVYAALGTKVSVVEMTNGLLPGADRDMVNFLSQMLKKKFEAIMLESRVMKLEPVENGINVTIQDKTGADRVEFYDYVLASIGRRPNTAGLGLETTKVELTPRGHIKVDNTLKTTDQYIYAIGDIAGDPMLAHKASHEARVAVEAIAGHRVAFEPAAIPAVVFTDPEIAWAGITETEAREKGIKHEVAKFPWAASGRATTLDRFDGVTKLIVDPDTQRILGVGICGPGAGELIAEGTLAIEMGANVTDLKMTIHPHPTLSETVMEAAEVFFGESVHLYRPKKKV; encoded by the coding sequence ATGATAAAAACACAATTATTGGTGATTGGTGCCGGACCCGGTGGATATGCTGCTGCTTTCGCTGCTGCAGATATGGGTATGGAAGTTACTTTGGTGGATTTGGATAAAAATCCCGGAGGAGTGTGTCTCTTCAGAGGTTGTATTCCTTCTAAAGCACTTCTTCATGTCGCAAAACTGATTAATGAAACAAAAGAAGCGAAGCACTGGGGTATCGATTTTGGTGAACCAAAAATCAACCTCGATCAGCTTCGGGATTTCAAAAACAGAGTAGTTGCTAAAATGACGGGTGGACTTGGTCAGCTCGCCAAACAGCGCAAGATCAATTTTGTTCAGGGAAGGGCTACATTTACATCTTCCCGCTCGGTAAAAGTCGATCTGAACGACGGTGGCAAGGATGAGATTCACTTCGAAAAAGCGATTATTGCCATTGGTTCTGAAATCATAACAATTCCTGCATTTAATATCCAGAGCAACAGGCTGTTGAATTCCACTTCCGCGCTCGATCTTCCTGCAATTCCTGAAAAGATGCTTGTAATCGGTGGCGGATACATCGGTCTTGAGCTTGGGTCAGTATATGCAGCACTCGGGACAAAGGTTTCTGTTGTGGAGATGACAAACGGACTTCTGCCCGGTGCCGACCGTGACATGGTGAACTTCCTCTCTCAGATGTTGAAGAAAAAGTTCGAAGCAATTATGCTTGAGTCAAGAGTGATGAAACTTGAACCTGTCGAAAACGGCATAAATGTTACAATTCAGGACAAAACAGGTGCAGACAGAGTGGAATTCTACGATTATGTGCTTGCATCAATCGGAAGAAGACCAAATACCGCAGGACTCGGTCTGGAGACCACAAAAGTTGAACTTACACCCCGTGGACATATCAAAGTTGATAACACCTTGAAGACCACTGACCAGTATATTTATGCAATTGGTGATATTGCTGGTGATCCAATGCTTGCTCACAAAGCCTCTCACGAAGCCCGTGTGGCGGTAGAGGCTATCGCGGGTCACCGTGTGGCATTCGAACCTGCGGCAATTCCTGCCGTGGTTTTCACTGATCCCGAAATTGCATGGGCAGGTATCACAGAAACTGAAGCCCGTGAAAAAGGAATTAAGCACGAAGTTGCTAAGTTCCCGTGGGCAGCATCAGGCAGAGCGACAACATTGGACAGATTCGATGGCGTCACAAAGCTAATCGTTGATCCTGATACTCAGAGAATTCTCGGAGTGGGAATTTGTGGTCCCGGTGCAGGAGAACTCATCGCTGAAGGCACACTTGCCATCGAGATGGGAGCAAATGTTACCGACCTTAAAATGACAATTCATCCTCATCCGACACTTTCAGAAACCGTAATGGAAGCTGCAGAAGTTTTCTTCGGCGAAAGTGTCCATCTCTACAGACCGAAGAAGAAGGTTTGA